The Dermacentor albipictus isolate Rhodes 1998 colony chromosome 2, USDA_Dalb.pri_finalv2, whole genome shotgun sequence genome has a segment encoding these proteins:
- the LOC135910963 gene encoding cuticle protein 16.5-like: MLRACIVLALAASAFAGNLGHVAGGYTLASNLGYGLGYGSLGYSGLGYGGLGLSHYGLSHGVGYSGLTGYGAGFGYGYAPAASYAVAAPAVTHTVSTYHAAPAVTAVHAAPAVTAVHAAPAVTYSAAPAVTRVVQSAPAVTYAAAPAVTRVVQSAPAVTYAAAPAVTRVVQSAPVVQTYAAAPAVTRVVQSTPVVQTYAAPAVTKVVHSAPVVASYAAAPAVTAVHAAPAVATYGVSHVAHAAPAVATYGVAHAAPAYYGYGVGSLGYGAGSYGYGHGLLGYGLNYGYGLGSPLSYSTLLRKKK, translated from the exons ATG CTGCGTGCCTGCATCGTCCTCGCCCTGGCCGCCAGCGCCTTCGCTGGTAACCTTGGTCACGTTGCCGGTGGCTATACCCTTGCCAGCAACCTCGGCTACGGCCTTGGCTATGGTAGCCTCGGCTATTCCGGTCTCGGATACGGTGGCCTTGGTCTCTCTCATTACGGCCTCTCCCACGGAGTTGGCTACTCCGGCCTTACCGGCTATGGTGCTGGCTTCGGATACGGATACGCCCCCGCCGCCAGCTATGCCGTCGCTGCTCCAGCTGTCACCCACACCGTCTCCACCTACCACGCTGCTCCAGCTGTGACCGCTGTCCATGCCGCTCCAGCTGTGACCGCTGTCCACGCCGCTCCAGCTGTCACCTACTCTGCCGCCCCAGCTGTCACCAGGGTGGTCCAGTCTGCTCCAGCTGTCACCTACGCTGCCGCCCCAGCTGTCACCAGGGTTGTTCAGTCCGCTCCAGCTGTCACCTACGCTGCCGCCCCAGCTGTCACCAGGGTGGTCCAGTCCGCTCCAGTTGTCCAGACCTACGCCGCCGCCCCAGCTGTGACCAGGGTGGTCCAGTCCACTCCAGTTGTCCAGACCTACGCTGCTCCAGCTGTCACCAAGGTTGTCCACTCCGCTCCAGTGGTCGCCAGCTACGCCGCTGCCCCAGCCGTGACTGCTGTCCACGCTGCCCCAGC CGTCGCCACCTACGGCGTTTCCCACGTTGCCCACGCTGCCCCAGCCGTTGCTACCTACGGTGTTGCTCACGCTGCCCCAGCCTACTACGGCTACGGTGTTGGCTCCCTCGGCTACGGTGCCGGCAGCTACGGTTACGGCCACGGTCTCCTCGGCTACGGCCTGAACTACGGCTACGGCCTTGGCTCTCCTCTCAGCTACTCCACCCTCCTCCGCAAGAAGAAGT AA